Genomic DNA from Paenibacillus sp. MBLB1832:
ACTATAACACATCTTAAGCCCGCAAGGAAATAATGCGCAGCTATTTTACTGTATCAATTTTTTTATATAAAGAAGCTCTCCGGATCACGTGCCAAATGCTCTTTTCCATATCGGCATATGCCATATCAACTACAGGTTTTCTGGCTAACAAAATGTAATCATAATGAGGTGTCATATGCTCCTTTTTCAGCCGTATGATCTCCTTCATCATTCTTCGCAGACGGTTGCGAACAACCGCATTCCCGATTTTCTTCGAAACGGAAACGCCGAATCGAAATTCCTCCATTTTGGGCTGCGGCAAATAATAGAGAACGAACTGC
This window encodes:
- the rnpA gene encoding ribonuclease P protein component; translation: MEKQYRLAKREDFSKVYRYGKSMANQQFVLYYLPQPKMEEFRFGVSVSKKIGNAVVRNRLRRMMKEIIRLKKEHMTPHYDYILLARKPVVDMAYADMEKSIWHVIRRASLYKKIDTVK